A segment of the Synechococcus sp. MEDNS5 genome:
GCTCAGCTTCACCATCGCTCAGACCATCGCGGCCAATCAGGTCGATCAGGGTGTCGACCGTGCGCCGACTGGCAGTAGCGATCGCTTCATCGGCATCGGCGTAGAGACCGATGTGGATGTCCTCGCCTCCCCAGATGTCGGCATAGAAGTGATCGGCATCGGCGCTGTCGTAGTAACTGGCAGCCGTGGCCGCGGCATCGGAGTAGGGGTTTTGCGTCATGGGGTTTAGATGGCGGTCATATCGGTGTTGAAGAGGTATTCCTTTTCCGCAACGTGCACGTAGAAATCAGGATCGTCGTGGCCACGTTGGTAGTCGCCATAGGTGGTGATGCGTTGGAAGCCCACCTCGCGCATCAGCCTTCTCACGTAGCCATGACGCAGAGGGAACATGTTGAGGTGGTACGTGCTCCCATCGCTGAAGGCGTAGCGGAAGCGCGCGAGTCCGTCATCCACATGCTCAGGACCAACCTCCACATCCTTGCCGCAATACACGTTGCTCTTGCCACTGGTTGAAGTTCCTTCCAGCAGCCTGTCGTAGTTCCGATGGTCGAGAATCAGGATGCCGTTGTGCTTGAGAACGGCGTAGTACTCCGCCAGGGCTTTGCGCCGATCCCTCTCCCGGAACAGATGGGTGAACGAGTTGCCCAGGCAGATCACGGCGTCGTATTCGCCGTGGATGTCGCGGTTCAGGAAACGCCAGTCGGCGTGAACCGTTCGCATCAGCAGGTCTCGACTCCGAGCATTCTTGAAGGCCCGGGCCAGCATGTTCGGGCTCCCATCCACGCTCACCACCTCGAAGCCTTCGCGCAGCAGGCGCACGGAATGAAACCCGGTTCCCGTGGCCACATCCAGCACAGACTTGGCCCCATGCTCCCGCAGCAGTTTCACGAAGAAATCCCCTTCGGCTTCCTCCCGTGCTTGCCAATCGATAAGGCGATCCCAGCGGTCAGCGAACTGCTCGATGTACTCCTGCTGGTAGTGGTCCGTTTCCCTCACGCTTTCGGGGGTCTCGCCGAACCGCTGAGCATCACCGGACTCCGCTGAAGGGTGGCTCTTGGTTGAGGTCATGCCGAATTCGCTCTTGAATGCACTGGAGATGGCAGCGATGCCGCAGATGCTTTGACTGCAGTGCACGCAACACCATTGATGTGAACGATGAACAATATTCTCGCTCCATCTGCAAGCTAACCATGAAGTGCATGGTTGTCAGTGTTCTGGTGCAATCGGTCATTCAGAGATCATGCGCAAATTGGCGAAAAACAAAGGGGCACAGTCGGTTTCAGCAATGCAAAAGTGTGCGTATTTGAGGCTTTTCTGCTGGGATCCTTCATGCCTCTGCCTGTTTTTGCTATAAGGCTCAAGTGGTGCTGGAGGCCTCTGAAGTGAAATCAGAGATCTCTATACATTCTGTTTGGAAAATATTCGGTGGTTCTCCCTCCGACGTGATCCATCAATTGCGCAAGGGCGCAGATCCTGAGCAACTCCACCAGCAACTGGGTGCCAGGGCTGCTCTGCAAGATGTTTGTCTTGACATTCGGGAGGGCGAGATCTTCGTCGTGATGGGCCTGTCTGGCTCGGGGAAGTCCACATTGCTGCGACTGCTCAATGGGTTGATTCGACCGTCCGCTGGTGATGTTTTTGTGCAAGGGCGTTCGCTCGCTGGGTTAACGCCCTCCGAGCTGGCTGAAGTGCGCCGGCGTCAGATGGCCATGGTCTTCCAATCCTTTGCGCTGTTCCCCCATCGGAGCGTTCTCGACAACGCGGCTTTCGGCCTTGAGGTGGCCGGTGTTCCACGCAGAGTCCGGCAATCCCGAGCCATCGAGG
Coding sequences within it:
- a CDS encoding class I SAM-dependent methyltransferase; translation: MTSTKSHPSAESGDAQRFGETPESVRETDHYQQEYIEQFADRWDRLIDWQAREEAEGDFFVKLLREHGAKSVLDVATGTGFHSVRLLREGFEVVSVDGSPNMLARAFKNARSRDLLMRTVHADWRFLNRDIHGEYDAVICLGNSFTHLFRERDRRKALAEYYAVLKHNGILILDHRNYDRLLEGTSTSGKSNVYCGKDVEVGPEHVDDGLARFRYAFSDGSTYHLNMFPLRHGYVRRLMREVGFQRITTYGDYQRGHDDPDFYVHVAEKEYLFNTDMTAI